From the Brassica napus cultivar Da-Ae unplaced genomic scaffold, Da-Ae ScsIHWf_14;HRSCAF=31, whole genome shotgun sequence genome, the window ggagacccagatggcggctcaacaggcgggctatgaggcacagaggaggctgaaccagcaaatgatggagatgatgcagaggatgtacccgaacgaggtgttcccggacgtgccagacccgtagattatttgtttttttcccaaaaactcggaatgttttatttttatttgtgaaactttgaatattaattaatatgattttaattttaattttaatttcatattttcgaatttaaatttcagaaattttattttttaaaaaaaattaatattttttacattccgaggaaattaattatattttttacgcgatcgatcgatctgtttacaaaaaaaacgttcgaaatataccgagggacatgttcctcagaatataccgaggaactgttccctcggaatattccgaggaacgtgttcctcggaatattccgaggaagatgtccctcggtataatccgagggaacagttccgtcggtatattcctatcgatcgatgtatatatgtctaaaacgcatcgatcgatgaacgtccaaggaaatatcccgacgaagttctccctcggtatattccgaggacatttccgacaaaataatggtcctcggaatttcctcggaaatttgtttcctcggaattccgtcggaaaattccgagggatttccgacgaaagaagaaattccgaggaattatttccgacgacttgtttcgtcggtatgtcgtcggaataacggtattccgacgaaattccgacgattttttccctcagaatctttgctgttttcttgtagtgttttaaACGTTGCGGATTAATAAAATAGCTTACATCCCATTACATCAATATACAGGCCCATCGCAATAATAATCTCATTTGCCTCCTAAGCACCAATCACAATCACCAAAAGTTTCTCCAACAACAAATTTTACAGCTAACACGTAATAGGCAAATGACCTCCTAAATTGTTTAtgacttattattttcaaaccaaaTTTCATTTCGTGGTATGGACAATAATCATCTACAATCACCGGAAAGAATTTAACACACATCATAATCAAACAAACATGATAATCCTATAAATAAAGTACAATAAATATCGTACCAACTTTACATAAAAAACACATGAAATCCAAATCAATAGGAAAAATAATCAACAacagtataaatatttttagttattcttAGTTTAAATTTTCTTCTGTGTCAAATTCAAATagaaatcaaatagaaaaaatgtaaatcattacattttccataatttttaaatttaataattttgtgttttccgacaaaaaataattttagcgGTCATTTTTGTAACTTatgttagtgtttttttttaactcaaaccaacaaatttaataaaatttacaatttgatcttagaataaaaataaattatctttattattttcaatatagagtaaatttccaaatgttttataaaattaaaatatatttaattataaaatagttttagtgtaaactCACCCGTCCGTAGGGCGGACCAACCCCTAGTAAtctataaaagaaaacatatcaaCTACGTTAATTGCCAACATATATTAGTATATGACATATATAAAGCATTAGTTAAAATTAATGTGTACCCATGATCACGGTAGGCACTCTACAaatgttcaagaaaaaaaaaacaacgtaTTTTACGGCTATTAGGTCTTGTAGTCTCTGTGTTTCTCTTAGTTTTGAGAGCTATCATGTTTCTGTTTCTTCAAAATATATTCGGCATATCGGCCCCATATGACTTACCTGTCATCTTCAAGCACCACTTGtaaggagaaagagaaagaagacatGGGTTGATTGCTTTGTCAATTTCAGATGGCTCATTGTCATTttcatccactacaagaaaacagggggattctgatggccgaaatcgtcagaaattcgtcggaatagaccgattccgacgaatttctgacgaacctaTCCATCGGTATcgttttgtcggaaaaaaaaattcgtcggaatttcgtcagaacttccgacgactttctgacaaATAGACGTTcctcggacaattccgacggagtggattcctcggtatattccgacgaattctgGGCGTCGGAATGTACCGACGGACattggttcgtcggaatataccgacggatattggttcgtcggtatattccgacggatattggttcgtcggtatattccgacggatgttggttcgtcggtatattccgaggaaccgttgtccgtcggtatattccgacgcccagagttcatcggaatataccaattttaaaaacgaattaattttacatttttatatatttttatattaaaaattaattaataaattaaaaaaaatcagaaatttaaaactaataatattatagaatttaaaatcatacaaaccgaaatagaaaaaaaacattcagaaagtttaaaattcatacaaaccgaaatagaaaaaaaaaacattcagaaagttttaaaaagccgaaaaaactaagaaaaactcgaagacatcaaacgatctagcttctgcattatctcggtgttgaacttcttctgggatgccaactcagcaaggataatggcattctccgaacggatagtggcattctcagaaaggatagtggtgttctgctcctccaatgctcCAATCCGTTCattttgtcatgtagctcctcgagaatcatgggatcggcatacggagcttacgaagaagatgccggatacgaagaagcacggcgggccaacccaactgaacggcctcctttccttttaggaaccgcctacaaaaatatttaaagttagtaaatagggacaagttagtaatcgacattataaaaaaaaatattaataaaaaaattaccttttcaaccatctcatttatttgcaatagagacaagttggttgactctcccgtagaatcgccgtcatcagagagaggctgagattgagatactatttcagcttccaccaaatcaacgacacctttgatcacggggtcctgaatttgacccgtcgtcttgttagtgtgagccaccttaatgagttggagacgatcaacgggattaccgtcatttgcttcaatctaaaaaaaccgtcattattagccaaggaatatataaaatatttatttaaaaaatataaagataaataataaaaaaaaacttacaagttcatcatccttagtagacatagagcaagcgccgaggttgtgcacatacatacctttcccaccacgatcgctcttccggttcttggagttcctagaagacgtctctgcagtttcttccttctcccaatgagctatcaactgctcccacaccgtccctttgatgaaccgtggcctcttgttcttctgccaaactgtcttccatgcgtttatctgcttcgtataagagtccatggccttttcgttaaATTTCTTACAGACTGTTTCCGTGatatcggagtgccagttgaactcttgctacaaaacaaacataatttaataagtaaatatatttaaaaaaatgtaaaaactttaaaaaaatgaagagttactataccgcaaactgacgaaaccacaattctcgttcgtcggaagagttactatacctacaattgcttcatgaacattacgtggcaataatgctgaaaaagcaaacggaaggaggcgctgcataattacatgacaatcatgactcttcaaaccagtaaactttccttcgcttctatcaacgcagttccccaaatttgatgcatatccgtcaggaaatttcactttatctgtaatccaatcaaagaacttttcttttctagcaccatccagccgataaatgggaaaaggggccgtaccgttctcatcaacgtgaagttcagaacgatcacagatattgactaaatccaaccttgacttcaaattatccttcgttttaccttggatgttaaggactgtgttcatcagattgtcgaagaagttcttctcaatatgcatgacatctaaattatgccgcaatagatgactctcccaatatggcagatcccataaaatactctttttgtgccagttatgtagctctccaaccgcactgactcgaatgttttcatgtccacctacatctggcgtcctttctgcatcaaaatacctaaactgcttcaacaaatctttcccactaacttcctcaggtggaccatcaaacacctgcttgttcttcataaacgaagtcttactcctgcggtatggatgatcaggtggtagaaatcgtctgtgacagtcaaaccaacacgttttccttccgttttttagttggaaagcatatGTGTCATCTTTACAATATGGATatgatagcctcccatgtgttgtccatccagataacataccatatgctggaaagtcacttattgtctacataagtactgcccgcatctgaaagttttctttgcacgagacatcgtatgtctcaaaaccatgtgtccatagttgttgcaactcatatatcagtggttgaaaaacgcatctagtgatcttttaggatgatctggcccggggacgagaattgagagaaacaaaaactctcgtcgcatgcacaagctcggccgtaagttgtacggtgtcacaataactggccatagagaatactgtcttccatgctttccaaatgggctgaaaccatcagtagataatttTAACCTTGCCTTACTAGCAAAACAGTTGTGGAGATTGCTTAAGTACCCACGTTCACTCCTTGCTCGGGTCCTGAAAGGAAGATATTATAGATACTCTAGCCCGATGATGATAGAACGAGCGAACAACCCATCCTATGGATGGCGTAGCATAGTTGCGTCGCATCAGATTCTTCAAAAAGGTCTAAGGAAAAAGATTGGCAATGGACATGACACAAGAGTTTGGGAGGAACCTTGGCTACAAATCGACCCTGCCCGACCACCACTTCATAAGATAAACCCAAGAGATGAAGAACTCCGGGTACATCATTTtttatgttgactggaaatgtttccaagcctttgcatctgaaggatgtctaatctcaccatttgtggaatgctctgcatgccatctcattgcttttgctgtgcgctcacactgatacaacctcttcaatctttccgtcaaaggcaaataccacattcttttgaatgggatcggaactcttcccctcgtctcctgataacgaggtttcccacaaaatttgcatacattccgtgtctcatccgctctccagtagatcatgcagttgttaatacatacatctatcacttcgtacggtagttgaagaccggcaataagtttctgaacctcgtagtatgaacccggtgcaaggttatcctcatgtagaatacctttgacaaaatcagtaatcgcatccatacattcttcagccaaattatagtctgtcttaatacccattaatctagttgcagatgataagactgaatgaccatctctacaattttgatacaaaggttatTTTCCAGCATCCAatatgtcaaaaaatctcctagattcgggatttggttcttcccctctataatgatcatgtaccatctgctcagtacctacaccataatctatatccgttctagattcttctaacctaatatcaggctgaagttcactaacaggctgaggttcgctagtactaccatattcataaccagtttctccatgaaggtaccaaactttataattacgtgaaaaccctttcatatacaaatgagtccaaacatcaaattcttttataaccttattattattgcaagtagagcagggatatcttaacataccactttttgcatccggttgctgttgaacaagactcatgaattctccaatcccttgaacatattcttccgtaagcaaattggtgttcggatccaaatgaggtttatccatccacgaacgataataaacttctgaagacatgattttcacggaattgttatgactaaagagaatgaagagagaatgaagtgtgaatgagttgaatgaggaggagctgtatttataggaaattgcttacggccctccgacgactttccgacgaaattccgacggatgtaaagaagtccatcggaatttcgtcggtattttccaatctcaaacggctatacaacggtcatatatatttgtcggcaacggtcacatggttcgtcggaaattcgtcggaaaattccgacggaataccgacgaatgtactgttaatcggaatgtcgtcggaagttcgtcggtatattccgacgacccatgtttcgtcggaatttcgtcggaaatggccgacggaattccaacgacttcaaattttttgttttcgtcggaaattggtCAGTAATCCGTCACAAACGTCCGATGACATTGAGGTCCGTCGGAatctccgtcggaattcggcgtgttttcttgtagtgatcgtCCTTTAATTCTGAGCCACACTACTTTCTCACCTACCTCGGTGGCATGTGGCCTGAGTCCAAATCCTATGAGAAATGCCGCAAGTAACACGACCAGAACGCCATGAAAGTCAGCAAACGGCTTAAAGAGAGGGACACATCCAAGGACCGTCTTGCTTGCACTGCACGTAAGCCATGGATCACAGTATTAATGAGGAACGTTGACTACAAGAGAGCCCGGGGGTTGACTTGGGAGAGTTCCGCAACATCATTGAGATCAACAGGGCGAAGTTGATTGCTAGAGTGGAGACTCTCGTCAAAATGGGACAGATCTCACGTGCCTCTGTCCACATGAACCTCTCTCTCGCTGTTGTTGGACTCATTAATGGATATGGTATTGAAGGAAGCTCTCACCTCTATGGTTTGTTTTCAGACACCGCCGAGGCTTATGAGATAGTTTTAGCGGGTGTGGAACTTGTCTGTGCCACAAAAGATAATGAGTACTCTGATCTCTTCTATGCAATCCCATGGTCTCAAGGAACGCTTGGACCCCTTGCTGCCGCTGAGATCAAGGTTATACCTGTCAGGGAGTAGATGAGACTCACTTACATACCAATCAAGCTCCCTTGACTCAAGATTTATCTGAAGATTACATAGACTCTTTTGCGCCCAAATATGGAGACAAGTTCAAGATTCCTGACTTTTTTGAAGACATGGTTTACAATCCTAGAGAAGGTGTGATGATGGTTGGGACATACGCATCTAAAGAAGAGGCTAAGAAGAAAGGGAACAAGATCAACAATGTGGGAGTGGTGGTTCAAGACTTGGTTCTACCAACACGGGCAAGCCACGTTTAAAAAGAGACAGTTTGTTAAGTACATCCCTACACGTGAATACTAACTATCATAGGCATACAAGGTGTTTGTACTGGGTAGGGAAGCTTATTCTTCCTTTTGGTGATCAGTTCTGGTTTATGTTCCTCTTTGGTTGGTTGATATAAGGCTGCCAGTTTCTCGTCTCTAAGAGAAGAGAATGTCCCGGTATCTTCAGTATAGTGCTTAACCGGCAGAGGCGGTCCAAATCTCTCTtttgtaaaatcaaaacaaagtaAGATAGCATGGGCTCGGCTATTTCTTCCGGTCCTCGAGCTTCgaatactatttttttctttagcaaaaaaataattatttcccTCAAAGACACTCCACGATGATAAAGCATTATGTTCCAGTCCAGAGTGATATCAAGAACTCTCCATGAATCAGAACTAATGTAGTAGATTTCGTACAAGAAAACATTGTAGGCATCCAAGAAGAACCTCAAGATTTTGTGTTTATGGTTATTGCTTTCGTATCAGAGAGCATAAACGTCTAACCTGTTAGTAATTTATGGGTTGGATCCACATGGTTTGTCCTAAATATGGGTTCCAGACCACGAGGCTAGTTTTGTTCCTCTTTGTCCTTGGTAACGCGTAACAATAAACCAACGCAATGAAAAGGGTTTTGGAGACAGCACTGGCGATTTTGCATCCTTGAAGATCGGCACGGAGGAGAAGGAGAGGGAGACTATCGAACACTCCTCTCGGCATCACGGTGTCCTGTATCGCATACAGTTGTGGTCACGCCCGGTTTTTTTCTACAGAGGAATTTTCCACCCCAGTGGTGCGTAACTTACGTGTTGAGCAAGAGTGATCTCAGAGACGATCCAAGCCATGTATCGTGGGACTGGATCACAAGCAACGAGAAGGCATGACGGGTTGCCTAAACGTCGACCCcatgaggaagaagaggagatcATTAGGGTTCCAGCCTTTGACAACTCAAATCTGATTGAAAAATTCAAACGAACCTTAATTGGCAGAATGTTCCACTCGGATGGAAGAAGTGTAGAAGCGCTGCTTAAACATATGCCCAAGCGTAGGATTTGGGATGTGGAAGGCCGGGTTCGGGGAACAAACCTAGGGAATAATAAGTTCCTTTTCGATTTTGACAAGGAAGAAGATCTCGAGAAAGTCTTACAGAAACGACCATGTCATTTCAATAGATGGAGCTTTGCACTCGAAAAATGGACACCAACAATCAAGGAAGAGTTCCCAAATGCGATCCCCTTTTGGGCAAATGTGATCGGGGTTCCGATACACTACAGGAAACAAGAAACCTTGGAAAGTGTGGGGAAAGCATTAGGAACGTTCGTTAAGGCGGATGTGGAAGGAAGCAAGGTACGAGTACTGGTTGATGGTGATAGGCCTTTGAAGTTTGAATGCAAGGTTGGTTTCGACAACGGAGACGTCGTTAAGGTGACAATCCAATATGAAGACCTTTATCGTTATTGTTTCTCTTGCAAGAGATTACCGCACGAAGAAGGCACCTGCCCGGACCTAAATGATGAACAAAGAGAGGGGAACCGCTTATCAAGAATTGCACAGCATGACTTAGAGGAACACGCTACTAGGGAAGCCTTTTCCCAACCTCAACGTCCGAGAGCCGGAACAGAAAAGGAGATTCACGATACAAGAAGTAGGGGACAAGAGCTCCGACGTGCTGAAGCCAACCCCACGGAAATTTGAAGAGGTAATAATCATGAAAGTACTGATAAAAACTCTCCGGATTTGCGAAGGAGACTCCTGGAGAAACGAGACACCATGTCAAAGAATGTCTGGAATAGACTGGATCATGTCAAAGATACACAACATGAGCCTCTTCAAAATCGAGTGAGATACCACCCGTATAACCGTCAAACCGGTGCATACTCTAGAGACACACAAAGAGAAACTGCGTCCTCCTCCGAATGGAGACCTAAAGATGTAGGGAGAAACACATACGGGAGGGAGGCGGATAAGAGGTATGAGAGACAATCAGACAAGCACTGGGAACGCTCTAGGACTACGACCTCGAGAAACAGAAGATCTCCGGACTCCCAGCGAATGGTTTCCGATTACCGAAGGAATGACGCCAAGGCTTACTACCGAGGCAGAAATTCCCGATCCCCACCATCGAATAGAATGGAATGGAGACCGGTTGATAGAGCTCGAGAAACAGGGACAAGCCGAGGCCTTCTAAAGAGAAGTAATGCTCCAGAGGAAACAAAGAGCTCAAGTGGAACAGCCCCTGAAAGGGAAGGAGCTAGAAGAAACCTTATTGAAGGCCCCCAGGCAGATATGGAAGTCGAGAAATCTCCTCGACAAGATGCTGAAAACAGAGGCACAAAAGGAGGAGCAGAGAATGAAACATCCATGATCCCCACTGAGAAGGAAGGTTCGATACTGGATAAAGGCCAAGGATCTAATGAGCAATCTGGGAAAACACAGGAAGAGACGCCACAACAACGTAAAGACAGAGAAGACAGGGAGCTCGAACAATCCATAAATGAGTATGCGGAATTGGCAGATCAAGCTATGACTCAGGAGATGATCGACAatgacgacttacttgaagagCACGATGAACAGCTAGAGTTTATTCCAGAGACAGAGCATCCCATCCGAGAGGAAGAGATGGTGGATGAACAAATTGAAGCTCTCTCCCAGATGTCTCCGGAACCTCAAATCAACACGCAGAAGGCCGGACCAAAAATGATATCAAAAAAAGAGTCGAGAGTGGAGGAAGCAAGGGAGATaacacaaaatatcaaaaagtcgCTACCAAATCAAAGTATCTCGGCTCAGACTGCACCAGAAGGATCTCGGAGAGGAGTTCGCGGCCAGGAGTTTAAAGGAGCAGCAGCGTCAAAAAAGCTAGCTAACCGAGGATGACTCTCTCCAAAATCAAAGCAGCTAAAGCCTCCTCGCGACCAGCTGATACAGTCTCGAAATGTCCCTCGGCATGAGGTGTACCCCTCCTCAAGAAAAAGCAGGAGAACTTTGTCTAATACAGGTTCGATGGTGTCCCAGAAACCATCCAGTCCCCAGATATGAATGCAATAGCATTGAATTGTCAGAGGGCTGGCGCGTACCTGACAAAGCAACATCTTCGGGAGTTGCATCGTTATTTTCATCctcgttttcttttctttctgaaacaaaaaaaaaatttacttttatgCAAGACTTTAAAGTTGAGTTTGGTTATGATCACTTGTTCACCGTGGAACCAGCTAGGTTAAGCGGTGAACttgctttattttatatggATGATGCTGAAGTGGAGATTAATTTCTCGAATACAAGATTGATAGATATTTCAGCAAAGATGGAAGGACACAAAGTGTTTATTACCTTTGTGTATGGCGATCCGGTAGTCGAGTACCGCGAACGAGTATGGGAGAAACTAATGAGATTTAGCCTACAAAGATCGGGGGCTTGGCTGATGGttggagattttaatgaaatcaccAGTAACCAAGAGAAAAAAAGGGGGCAGAAAACGTCCAGACTCCTCATTTCTACCTTTCAAGAATATGATCTCAGCCTGTGGAATGATAGAGTTTCCCTACTCTGGAAATTTTTTCTCTTGGGCAGGAAGAAGGAGATCCGGGAGAGTTCAATGTCGCTTAGATCGAGCACTTGGGAATGAGGATTGGCACCAAGTGTTTTCCCACACAGATGTGGAGTATCTTCTAAGGTGGGGTTCTGATCACCGGCCGGTTCTTGTAAAGATCAAATCTAAAGAAGCTGGTGGGCGTAGAGGTTTTAAGTTTGATAAAAGATGGCTTGGAAAAGAGGGCCTCTACGAAACAGTCAAGCATGGGTGGGGACAATATGATCCTACGGACCCATCATGTCTGCACAAAAAAATTGGTAGCTGCAGGCGCGCTATCTCACgctggaaaaaaaagaaaccccACCAATAACCAAAAACTGATCGAGAAGCTGAAGCAAGAAATCGACAAAGCCCAGAACGATGATAGCATATCAACGGAGGAGGAGCTTGAGCTAAAGTGGAAGCTGTGTGAAGCATATAGGGAGGAGGAACTATTCTGGAAACAGAAAAGTAGAACAATGTGGCTTAGAGAAGGCGACAGAAATACTAAGTTCTTCCACGCAAAAACAAAACAGCGGAGAGCACGTAACCGTATTACAAAATTATTGGACTCCATGGGGAATTGGGTGGAGTCGGAGGAAGGTATAGAAGCCCTTGCATCTGAGTACTTCGCGAACCTGTTCACTGCATCGGTACCGCAGGACCGCGAAGAAGCCTTCCGGTTTACTACCGCAAAGGTATCGCAGGAGATGAATGAAATGCTGATAAGAGAACCTACAGATGTGGAGATACGGAAAGCTATGTTTGCGATCCATCCAGAAAAAG encodes:
- the LOC125597603 gene encoding delta(24)-sterol reductase-like, whose translation is MKVSKRLKERDTSKDRLACTAQSPGVDLGEFRNIIEINRAKLIARVETLVKMGQISRASVHMNLSLAVVGLINGYGIEGSSHLYGLFSDTAEAYEIVLAGVELVCATKDNEYSDLFYAIPWSQGTLGPLAAAEIKVIPVRE
- the LOC125597605 gene encoding uncharacterized protein At4g02000-like, which translates into the protein MYRGTGSQATRRHDGLPKRRPHEEEEEIIRVPAFDNSNLIEKFKRTLIGRMFHSDGRSVEALLKHMPKRRIWDVEGRVRGTNLGNNKFLFDFDKEEDLEKVLQKRPCHFNRWSFALEKWTPTIKEEFPNAIPFWANVIGVPIHYRKQETLESVGKALGTFVKADVEGSKVRVLVDGDRPLKFECKVGFDNGDVVKVTIQYEDLYRYCFSCKRLPHEEGTCPDLNDEQREGNRLSRIAQHDLEEHATREAFSQPQRPRAGTEKEIHDTRSRGQELRRAEANPTEI